The following coding sequences lie in one Myxococcus xanthus genomic window:
- a CDS encoding polysaccharide deacetylase family protein, whose amino-acid sequence MRLASISVDLDSLPHYCRIHGLPESLLDARARSLVHAVAVPRFRELLDGLGIPGTFFVIGEDLESDPVAVAGMRASHEARIEVASHSHAHDYALTRRGPEAIHADLARADAAILAATGARPEGFRAPGYTLNADLYAATAALGYRYGSSAFPAVPYYLAKAAVMGALSVLGRPSRSVLDTPRVLLAPRVPYRPDPAQPYRRGSGTVLELPMTVTPALRFPLIGTFATTLPRASLHALWRTCRRDTFFNFELHGVDVLDASDGIPPELVRQQRDLRVSATQKMARLREVFGWLKSEREVLTLRDVAGRLSASV is encoded by the coding sequence GTGCGGCTGGCGTCCATCTCCGTCGACCTCGACTCGCTGCCCCACTACTGCCGCATCCACGGCCTGCCGGAGTCGCTGCTGGACGCCCGCGCCCGCTCGCTGGTGCACGCGGTGGCGGTGCCTCGCTTCCGGGAGTTGCTGGACGGGCTGGGCATTCCGGGGACCTTCTTCGTCATCGGTGAGGACCTGGAGTCCGACCCGGTCGCCGTGGCGGGCATGCGCGCCTCCCACGAGGCGCGCATCGAGGTGGCCAGCCACAGCCACGCCCATGACTACGCGCTGACGCGCCGGGGTCCCGAGGCCATCCATGCGGACCTGGCCCGCGCGGATGCCGCCATCCTCGCGGCCACGGGTGCGCGGCCGGAGGGTTTCCGCGCGCCGGGCTACACGCTGAACGCGGACCTGTACGCGGCCACGGCGGCGCTGGGCTACCGGTATGGCTCCTCGGCCTTCCCCGCCGTGCCGTACTACCTGGCGAAGGCGGCGGTGATGGGGGCCCTGTCGGTGTTGGGGCGTCCGTCCCGCTCCGTGCTGGACACGCCCCGCGTGCTGCTGGCGCCTCGGGTGCCGTACCGGCCCGACCCGGCGCAGCCCTACCGGCGGGGCTCGGGCACCGTGCTGGAGCTGCCCATGACGGTGACGCCCGCGCTGCGTTTCCCCCTCATCGGCACCTTCGCCACCACGCTGCCCCGCGCGTCCCTGCATGCGCTGTGGCGCACGTGCCGCCGGGATACCTTCTTCAACTTCGAACTGCACGGCGTGGACGTGCTGGACGCGTCGGACGGGATTCCCCCGGAGCTGGTGCGGCAGCAGCGGGATTTGCGCGTCAGCGCCACCCAGAAGATGGCGCGCCTGCGCGAGGTGTTCGGCTGGCTGAAGTCGGAGCGCGAGGTCCTCACGCTGCGCGACGTCGCCGGGCGCCTGTCGGCCTCGGTGTAA
- a CDS encoding lysophospholipid acyltransferase family protein translates to MLENVTDRVKKGLREWTDRLANNEQKQRLDGLARPGNEYGVDPFGFDLDYSLSAVAPLLWLYRNYFRVETFGIEHVPAGRVLLVSNHSGQLPMDGAMIGVAMMLDASPPRVIRSMVEKWVSSLPYVSTFMARVGQIVGTPENCRRLLESEEAILVFPEGTRGINKLWPQRYQLQEFGLGFMRLALETNTPIVPVAVIGAEEQAPALMDLKPVAKLLGFPSFPITPTGLPIPLPTKYRIYFGEPLHFSGRPDDEDSELDKKVRTVKASIQSMLHQGLKERQGVFW, encoded by the coding sequence ATGCTGGAGAACGTCACCGACCGAGTGAAGAAGGGCCTGCGCGAGTGGACGGACCGGCTGGCCAACAACGAGCAGAAGCAGCGGCTCGATGGCCTGGCGCGCCCGGGTAACGAGTACGGGGTGGACCCGTTTGGGTTCGATTTGGACTACAGCCTGTCCGCGGTGGCCCCGCTCCTGTGGCTCTACCGGAACTACTTCCGTGTGGAGACGTTCGGCATCGAGCACGTGCCCGCCGGCCGGGTGCTGCTGGTGTCCAACCACTCCGGCCAACTGCCCATGGACGGCGCGATGATTGGCGTGGCGATGATGCTGGATGCCAGCCCGCCCCGCGTCATCCGCAGCATGGTGGAGAAGTGGGTGTCGTCGCTCCCGTACGTGTCCACCTTCATGGCCCGCGTGGGGCAGATTGTTGGCACGCCGGAGAACTGCCGGCGACTGCTGGAGTCGGAGGAGGCCATCCTCGTCTTCCCCGAGGGCACGCGCGGCATCAACAAGCTGTGGCCCCAGCGTTACCAGCTCCAGGAGTTCGGCTTGGGCTTCATGCGCCTGGCGCTGGAGACGAACACGCCCATCGTCCCCGTGGCCGTCATTGGCGCGGAGGAGCAGGCTCCGGCGCTGATGGACCTGAAGCCGGTGGCGAAGCTCCTGGGCTTCCCGTCCTTCCCCATCACCCCCACGGGCCTGCCCATTCCCCTGCCCACGAAGTACCGCATCTACTTCGGGGAGCCGCTGCACTTCTCCGGGCGCCCGGACGACGAGGACAGTGAGCTGGACAAGAAGGTTCGCACCGTGAAGGCGTCCATCCAATCCATGCTCCATCAGGGCCTCAAGGAGCGTCAGGGCGTGTTCTGGTGA